Below is a genomic region from Mesorhizobium sp. NZP2298.
GCCGTAATTCTTGGCGACGCCTGACGCGTCGAGGAGGGGGCTGGTGGTCAAATCGCTGTCCGCATCAGAAATTCTCTTGCTGGCATTCTACGGCGCCCCCTCTGTCCGGCAGGAAAGAGAGGGGCGTCGCAGAGCGCCAATCTGAGTGGCGAGGATGGTAGTTCGCCGTCCTTGCCATGCAATTCAAAGCCCAGACTTACTCGCCCGGGCCCTTGCAGGCCACGATCTGGTCCTTGGTGTAGGTCGTCCAGTCCGGGATGGAGATCGAGACCGGCCATTCGGGGCTGAGCGACGGGTCGGCGGCGGCCTTCAGCTTGGCCTTGCCTTCGTCGGTGGCGTTGTCCCACAGCTGCGGGTCGACCAGCACGGTCTGCTGTGCCGGCTTCTTGCCGTCGAGGATCTGCAGGGCCAGCGTCACGCCCGCGCCGCCGATCGAACCGGGGTTGGTGACGGCAGCGCCGACGAGGCCCTTGACCGAGCTCAACTGGCCGACGAAGCCGGCATTGTCGGCGCCGACCACCGGCACCAAAGGCGCCTGCGATTCAACCAGCGCGTCGACGATGACGTTGTCGATGCCCGACGTCCAGACGCCGTTGAACGGCGTGCCGGTGGCGAGGAACGACAGCATCTGCTGCTTGGCCTGGTCCTGCTGCCAGCCGGTGAAGACTTCCTGCGCGACCTTCACGTCGGGGAATTCGGCCAGCGCCTTCTTGAAGCCTTTGTCACGATCGCTGTCGGCGGAAGCGCCGGCGGCGCCGCGCATGTAAAACACCTCGCCCTTGCCGCCCATCTGCTGGAACAGCCACTTGGCGCCGAGATAGGCATACTGCTCCTGGTTGTTGGAGATGATGTAGGCCGACGGTTCGGTGACCGCCTGGTCGACGGCGACGACGACGATGCCGGCCTTGGTGGCTTCTTCCAGGCCCGCCTTGATGCCGGCCGGATCGGCGGGGTTGACGACGATGGCGTCGACCTTAGCGCTGATCAGGTTGCGGATGTCTTCCAACTGGCCGGCGGCGTCGGTGTTGCGGTGCGCGATGTTGAGCTTGGCGACTTCGCCCGAAGCCAGCGCCTGCGCCTTCATGGCGCAGACCATCTCCTCGCGCCAGCCATTGCCCTGCACGGTGTTGGAAATGCCGATCGTGTATTTGCCGGCGGCCGACGAGACGCCCACCGAGGCCAGCAAGGCCGCGCCCGCAAGCAACGGAACCATGGTCAGGATTTTCTTCATTTCAGTACTCCTCCACATTGTTTTTCAGTTTCAGTTTCAACCTGTTGAAACACGCCGCTGACAAAGTGAGTCATGCGGCGCGCTCTCATTCATTTGACGAAGGGGCGCAGCACGTCGCGGGCGAGCAGGAAACCGCGCTTCACCTTGTCGTCGCTGCCTTCAAATCGCCTGTCCTCGTGTTCGATGATGATGGATCCATCATAACCGGCGCGGTAAAGGCCGGAGAAGAAGCCGCTCCAGTCGACATCGCCCAGCCCCGGCATGCGCGGCACCTGCCAGCCTATGCCGGCCGAAAGGATTCCGCGCTCGTACAAACCATCATGATCAATCATCAGGTCCTTGGCGTGGACATGCAGCATGTAGGGGCCGAACTCCCTGATGAAGCGGGCCTGGTCGATCATCTGCCAGACCAGGTGCGAGGGGTCGAAATTCATGCCGACATCGCCGCCCCAGGTCTCCAGGATGCGGCGCCAGACCTGCGGCGAATAGGCGATGTTATGCCCGCCCGGCCACTCGTCATGGCTGAAGATCATCGGGCAGTTCTCGAAGGCGAGTTTCACCCCGTGCCCGCGCGCATAGGCGACGATCTCGGGCCAGATATTCAGCGCGTCCTGCCAGTTGACGTCGACCGTCTTGGACGCATCGCCGCCGCAGAAGGTGTTGACGACCGGCACGCCCATAGTGGCGGCCAGCACGATCACCTTCTTCAGATGGCCGATGACCGCCTCGCGGTGCGCTGCATCCGGGTGCAGCGGGTTGGGATAGTAGCCGAGGCCCGAGACAGTGAGGTTCTTCTGCGCCAGCGAGGCAACGATTTCCTTGGCCTGCGCGGGGGAGGTGCCATCCGCATCGATGTGGCTGGTGCCGGCATAGCGGCGGGTCGCGCCGGATGTTTTCGGCCAGCAGGCGATTTCCAGCGCCTCGAAGCCGACAGAACTCGCCCAGCCGGCAACCTCGCCAAGCGGCGTCTGCGCGAACGGTGCCGTAAGCACACCAAGTTTCATCATGCCTCCCCTAAAGCCAATGCCTATAATGCCGATTGTTTGGATCGCTTCAACCTCGCGACCTCATCTTGTTCAAGACTGCGCCTGACAGCCGCCATCGGATCGTCCGAGAGCAGCTCGCCAAGCGCCGAGGTCACGGCCTCGCGGAACATGGCGCTCGCTGCGAGGCCAGGGTCGAAAATCGTGTCGATCGCGAGAATGGCGGAGGCCAGCGCCGGGACATCGCGCCCGGTCATGTCCGCGATCTCGGCGACCTTGCCGGCATAGGGGTCCGACACCGGCCAGCGTTTGCCGAAGCGGGCCGAGGCCTGGATGAGGTAAGCCATCCAGCCGGCGACCGGCACCGACAGAAGGCCGATGCCCTGGCCCATGGCAAGGCGGTCGCGGATCGGGTTGAGCAGGCGCTGCACGATCTTCTGCGAGCCGTCGGTGGCGATCTGGTGGTTGCGGTGGCGGATCGCCGTGTTCTTCAGCCGGCCAAGGCTTTGCTCGACGTAGGCCAGCGGCTCCATGCCGGGCACCGGCATCAGCGTCGGCAGCGTTTCCTCGACAAGCATGCGGTGCACGAAGACCGACAGCAGCGGGTCGGCGATGGCATCGAATGTGTGTTCAAGTCCGGCCAGCACGCCGAGGGTCGCAAGCGTCGTCTGGGCGCCGTTCAACACCCGCATCTTGAGATGCTCGAACGGCGTCACGTCTTCGACGAAGGTCGCGCCGGCGAGATCCCAGCGCGGCATGCGCCCGGCGAATTTCTTCTCGATCACCCATTGCCGGAACGGTTCGCCGACGGCAACGGCGGCATCGCGGTAGCCGAACCATTGCTCGACGCTGTCGATATCGTCCTGCGTCACCGCCGGTGCGATGCGGTCGACCATGGCCGAAGGGAAGGCGCCATTGGCCGCGATCCAGTCGGCCAGGCCATTGCCGCGCCGTTCGGCAAACGTGCGCACGACATTTTCGAGGATGACGCCGTTGGTCGGGATGTTGTCACAGGACAGCAGCGTCAGCTTCCGGCCATGCGTGGCCCGGCGCAATTCCAGCGCCCGCGTCAGTATGCCGGGCACGCTGCGCGGTGCTTGCGGGTTGGCGAGGTCGTGAACAATGTCAGGGTGGCCGAGATCCAGCGCGCCGCTGGACGGGATGTGGCAATAGCCTTTTTCCGTCACCGTCATCGTCACCAGTTCGATGTCGGGGGAGGCCAGCACATCGAGCGCCGGCGTGGCGCTATCCTGGCTGTCGACCACTTCGACGATGCTGCCGATGACGCGCGCCTCGACATGGCTGTTCTCGCGGATCAGCCTCGTATAGAGCCCGCCCTGCCGGCCGAGCGTGTCGGCAAGGTGAGGCGGGCGGATGTTGATGCCGACAATGCCCCAGCGGCCGAACTGGAGCGAGAGCAGATCATCCGTGTATTCGGCCTGGTGGCAACGGTGAAAGGCACCGACGCCGAGATGCGCCATGCCCGGGGCCAACGCAGCGCGGTCATAGGACGGTGTCTGGACAGCCGACGGAAGCCGGTCAAGCAAGGTCGGCCCAAGCGTTTCCGGCGATTTGGGAGCAGCGTTCACCGGTTCGCCCCGATCACCGACTGCTCCTGATCGATGACGGCGCCGGTCATCGGCCCGGCCGCGTCGGAAAGAAGGAAGACCGCGAGGCTGGCGATATCGCCTGGCTCGAGCAGCCTGCCGAAAGGCTGCGCGGCGCTGGCGGCGTCGAGCCAGCCGGGGCCATGGCCGAGCGTTTCGGACTGCATGATGCGTTCGGCCGGCGTGTCGGTCCAGCCGACATTGATGCCGTTGACGCGGATGCGGTCGAAACGGTGGGCGTTGGCGGCGTTCTTGGTCAGCGTCGCCAGAGCGCCCTTGGTGGCGGAATAGACGGCAAGCTCGGGCGAGCCGCAATGGGCGTTGATCGACAGGATGTTGACGATGGCGCCGCGCTCGCCGCGCTTCTTCATGTCGGCGATGGCCGCCTGCATCAGGAAGAAGGGCGCGCGCGCGTTGACGGCGAACAGCGAGGCCCAATCGTCGAGGCTGGCATCGAGGAAGGAGGCGCGGTCGGTCAGCCCCGCCGCGTTGACGAGACCGTCGATGCGGCCGAAGCGCTCGACGCAGGCCTGCGTCAAAAGGGCAGGAGCTGCCGGGTCTCCGAGGTCGGCGGCCACGAAGACAGTCGGCGTGCCCAGCCGCGAGAGCTCCGCCGCCACCGCATCGCCACGCGTCTTCTCGCGGCCGGTGACCAGCAGCCCGGCCGCGCCGGAGCGCGCCAGCGTCTCGGCGATGGCCCGGCCGATGCCTTGCGTCGACCCGGTGACCAATATCACCTTGCCGTCGAGCCTGATCTCCATTCCTCCTCCCGGAACAAAGTTTCTATTTTTTGAAATATGGAATGATAATTCCCGATAGTCAATTGTGCCAGCACCACCTCATGTGCCGCGCTTTGCCGCGACGCCTTGGACCAGTGCCATGCCGACCGCCAGCGACGCCGCCAGCGAGCGGAAGCCGGCGAAGTCGGATTCCACCACCTCCAGCCAGCTGTCCGACAGCCGTATCAGCGGGCTGAAGGTGCTGTCGGTGATGGTGACGATGCGGGCCTTGCGCTCATGCGCCACCGCGACGAGGTCGGGTGTGATCGAATTGTAAGGGCTGAAGGACACCGCCAGCACGGCATCGCGCGCACCAATGCAGCCGACCTGGTCGAGCGCGGTGGAGCCGACATTGTCGACCAGCACGTTGCGCACGCCCTGCTGGGAGAGCGTCAGCGACAGATAGGTGGTGACCGGGAAGGCGCGCTTGGAGCCGATGACATAGATCAGGTCGGCGGCCGCCAGCACCTCCACCATCTTCTCGAAACTCTCGACGTCGAAGCCCGCCTCGATGCGGCCAAGCGAGGCCTGCGAGGCGCCGACCATGCCATGCAGGAAATGCAGGAGAGCATTGGGTTCGGCCTCGGTCCGCTGCTCGCCGCGCCCGTCCGGCCATGACCCCTTGATGTGCTCCTTGAACAGGCCCTGGAAATCGGAAAA
It encodes:
- a CDS encoding sugar phosphate isomerase/epimerase family protein, whose protein sequence is MKLGVLTAPFAQTPLGEVAGWASSVGFEALEIACWPKTSGATRRYAGTSHIDADGTSPAQAKEIVASLAQKNLTVSGLGYYPNPLHPDAAHREAVIGHLKKVIVLAATMGVPVVNTFCGGDASKTVDVNWQDALNIWPEIVAYARGHGVKLAFENCPMIFSHDEWPGGHNIAYSPQVWRRILETWGGDVGMNFDPSHLVWQMIDQARFIREFGPYMLHVHAKDLMIDHDGLYERGILSAGIGWQVPRMPGLGDVDWSGFFSGLYRAGYDGSIIIEHEDRRFEGSDDKVKRGFLLARDVLRPFVK
- a CDS encoding mannitol dehydrogenase family protein; the encoded protein is MNAAPKSPETLGPTLLDRLPSAVQTPSYDRAALAPGMAHLGVGAFHRCHQAEYTDDLLSLQFGRWGIVGINIRPPHLADTLGRQGGLYTRLIRENSHVEARVIGSIVEVVDSQDSATPALDVLASPDIELVTMTVTEKGYCHIPSSGALDLGHPDIVHDLANPQAPRSVPGILTRALELRRATHGRKLTLLSCDNIPTNGVILENVVRTFAERRGNGLADWIAANGAFPSAMVDRIAPAVTQDDIDSVEQWFGYRDAAVAVGEPFRQWVIEKKFAGRMPRWDLAGATFVEDVTPFEHLKMRVLNGAQTTLATLGVLAGLEHTFDAIADPLLSVFVHRMLVEETLPTLMPVPGMEPLAYVEQSLGRLKNTAIRHRNHQIATDGSQKIVQRLLNPIRDRLAMGQGIGLLSVPVAGWMAYLIQASARFGKRWPVSDPYAGKVAEIADMTGRDVPALASAILAIDTIFDPGLAASAMFREAVTSALGELLSDDPMAAVRRSLEQDEVARLKRSKQSAL
- a CDS encoding ABC transporter substrate-binding protein, producing MKKILTMVPLLAGAALLASVGVSSAAGKYTIGISNTVQGNGWREEMVCAMKAQALASGEVAKLNIAHRNTDAAGQLEDIRNLISAKVDAIVVNPADPAGIKAGLEEATKAGIVVVAVDQAVTEPSAYIISNNQEQYAYLGAKWLFQQMGGKGEVFYMRGAAGASADSDRDKGFKKALAEFPDVKVAQEVFTGWQQDQAKQQMLSFLATGTPFNGVWTSGIDNVIVDALVESQAPLVPVVGADNAGFVGQLSSVKGLVGAAVTNPGSIGGAGVTLALQILDGKKPAQQTVLVDPQLWDNATDEGKAKLKAAADPSLSPEWPVSISIPDWTTYTKDQIVACKGPGE
- a CDS encoding SDR family oxidoreductase translates to MEIRLDGKVILVTGSTQGIGRAIAETLARSGAAGLLVTGREKTRGDAVAAELSRLGTPTVFVAADLGDPAAPALLTQACVERFGRIDGLVNAAGLTDRASFLDASLDDWASLFAVNARAPFFLMQAAIADMKKRGERGAIVNILSINAHCGSPELAVYSATKGALATLTKNAANAHRFDRIRVNGINVGWTDTPAERIMQSETLGHGPGWLDAASAAQPFGRLLEPGDIASLAVFLLSDAAGPMTGAVIDQEQSVIGANR
- a CDS encoding MurR/RpiR family transcriptional regulator; amino-acid sequence: MSGAGKSSGRSLSDEAATRKRGRSLAALGYIQPQTYEELRAVLSSGTVHFPKRLRQVAIFLWQHPSDVALGTIAQVAAQAGVQPSTLVRFAQIFGYSGFSDFQGLFKEHIKGSWPDGRGEQRTEAEPNALLHFLHGMVGASQASLGRIEAGFDVESFEKMVEVLAAADLIYVIGSKRAFPVTTYLSLTLSQQGVRNVLVDNVGSTALDQVGCIGARDAVLAVSFSPYNSITPDLVAVAHERKARIVTITDSTFSPLIRLSDSWLEVVESDFAGFRSLAASLAVGMALVQGVAAKRGT